One Oncorhynchus kisutch isolate 150728-3 linkage group LG11, Okis_V2, whole genome shotgun sequence genomic region harbors:
- the zc3h7bb gene encoding zinc finger CCCH domain-containing protein 7B isoform X1, protein MDMERQKRREEIQKAMGFIQSSLPFPEPENYAAFLTQLVCNLLDEGNTVFRDGEWRQAAQHYSEGVNVARYAQAEALVIPPELLESLYVNRAAAHSQFGEFERGVQDCDSALCVCEGSRRALYRKALCLRELGRLREAYECGTGCLLTAPHDRQVGELAQDLANKLGLKVRKAYISSQVESSTSGRESNRENSSPTGETSANGLESLTDIASVFLRPSSVPADLSSAQCIPAPLATPIPVSDEPSSPVAMPCADLSESPSTVLPPMPYSVPVSEHMEECSVIADDLDSLLGDCISKKVSESQSPVQGAIPTNLPNTAVGLHPPYSSSLPAPSPQLPPAFFSSSVSQMPSLEPYPSLGQRDQTSTQALDALGAFSPGTGDMEGKGGVGIGGLDSLSEYTLPGGRISHSFIPGICNHSSTHTNVPAGTNLSLLSRNPLAATHEFRQACHACYSRIGPRVIDYQYQPEAAHRCKRDVLLCRFKNTDDPTWKRVRPRPARNNFLGAFVLCKEVQERQECQYGENCTFAYCQEEIDVWTQERKGALSRELLFDPLGSTERRALSVTRLLQLHMGMFMFLCEECFDSKPRIISKRSKENLAVCSNLTARHPFDDNKCLVHVVRSANVRYSKVRPLHPLCQFDVCRHEVRYGCQREDSCSFAHSVIELKCWVLQQDTGITHEEMVQESKRHWYRLEQNAQRQKPMHVPHQSCGGVGGIGGGDNLGGGGVGSGGGGVGGGGRGRGLNLKMKFVCGQCWRDGQVNEPDKALKYCTAKARHSWTKERRVLLVKSFEKKKWVVVRPLPFSRTYPQQYDMCVHVMKQKKCHYIGNCSFAHSLEERDVWTYMKDNSLRDMQQMYDMWLTMTNQNRRTDRSLMTPPPEEKQVSMTTDYTESLSGQRLSEGGDM, encoded by the exons ATGGATATGGAACGACAGAAACGAAGGGAGGAAATCCAGAAAGCTATGGGCTTTATTCA GTCCTCCTTGCCTTTCCCAGAGCCTGAGAATTATGCG GCTTTTTTGACCCAGTTGGTGTGTAACTTGCTGGACGAGGGAAACACAGTGTTTCGGGATGGGGAATGGAGGCAGGCAGCGCAGCATTACAGTGAGGGAGTCAACGTGGCCCGCTATGCTCAGGCAGAGGCACTGGTCATTCCCCCTGAGCTTCTGGAGAGCCTCTATGTCAACAGGGCAGCGGCACACTCTCAGTTT gggGAGTTTGAGCGGGGCGTACAGGACTGCGATAGCGCGCTGTGCGTGTGTGAGGGCAGTCGCAGGGCTCTCTACAGGAAAGCTCTATGTCTGAGAGAGCTGGGCCGACTCAGGGAGGCCTATGAGTGTGGCACCGGGTGCCTGCTCACTGCCCCACAT GACAGGCAGGTGGGTGAACTGGCCCAGGACCTGGCTAATAAACTGGGCCTGAAGGTTCGTAAGGCCTACATCAGCTCTCAG GTGGAGTCCTCAACGTCAGGGagggagagcaatagagagaattCTTCACCCACAGGGGAG ACTTCCGCCAACGGGCTAGAATCTTTGACTGACATTGCATCAG TTTTTCTTCGTCCCTCCTCCGTTCCAGCTGATCTGTCCAGTGCCCAGTGTATCCCTGCCCCTCTGGCCACGCCCATCCCTGTCAGTGACGAGCCCTCGAGCCCAGTGGCCATGCCCTGTGCTGACCTATCAGAGAGCCCCAGTACGGTCCTACCGCCCATGCCCTACTCCGTTCCCGTGTCGGAGCACATGGAGGAGTGCAGCGTGATCGCTGACGATCTGGACAGCCTGTTGGGGGACTGCATCTCCAAGAAAGTCAGCGAG TCACAAAGCCCAGTCCAGGGTGCTATCCCCACCAACCTCCCCAACACAGCTGTGGGTCTGCACCCTCCATACTCCTCCAGCCTCCCCGCCCCCTCGCCCCAGCTCCCCCCTGCCTTCTTCAGCTCCTCGGTCAGCCAGATGCCCTCCTTGGAGCCTTACCCCTCACTGGGCCAGAGGGACCAGACCTCCACACAGGCGCTGGACGCCCTGGGGGCCTTCTCCCCGGGGACAGGGGACATGGAGGGTAAAGGAGGGGTTGGAATTGGAGGCCTGGACTCACTCTCTGAGTACACTTTGCCTG GGGGAAGAATCTCTCACAGCTTCATCCCTGGGATCTGCAACCACAGCTCCACTCACACG AATGTCCCAGCAGGTACTaacctctccctgctctcccggAACCCACTGGCTGCCACCCACGAGTTCAGACAGGCCTGCCATGCCTGTTACAGCCGCATAG GTCCACGGGTGATTGACTACCAGTACCAGCCAGAGGCGGCTCACCGCTGTAAGAGGGACGTGCTGCTGTGTCGCTTTAAAAACACAGACGACCCCACATGGAAGAGAGTCAGGCCTCGCCCCGCTAGAAACAACTTCCTCGGGGCCTTTGTGCTCTGCaaag AGGTCCAGGAGCGCCAGGAGTGCCAGTATGGGGAGAACTGCACGTTTGCATACTGCCAGGAGGAAATAGACGTGTGGACCCAGGAGAGGAAGGGGGCTCTGAGCAGGGAGCTGCTGTTTGACCCGCTGGGAAGCACCGAGAGACGGGCACTCAGCGTCACACGCCTGCTGCAGCTACACATGGGCATGTTCATGTTCCTCTGTGAG GAATGTTTTGACAGTAAGCCTCGCATTATCAGCAAACGCAGCAAAGAGAACTTGGCTGTCTGCTCAAACCTCACCGCCCGACATCCCTTCGATGATAACAA GTGCCTAGTGCATGTGGTGCGTTCGGCCAACGTGCGCTACAGTAAGGTGCGCCCGCTGCACCCCCTCTGCCAGTTTGACGTGTGTCGCCACGAGGTGCGTTACGGCTGCCAGCGCGAGGACAGCTGCTCCTTCGCCCACTCCGTCATAGAACTCAAGTGCTGGGTACTGCAGCAGGACACAG GTATCACCCAcgaggagatggtacaggagtcCAAGAGGCACTGGTACAGGCTAGAGCAAAATGCTCAGAGACAGAAG ccTATGCATGTCCCACACCAGAGCTGTGGTGGGGTAGGGGgaattggggggggggacaatctCGGGGGTGGAGGGGTTGGCTCCGGAGgtggaggagttggaggaggagggagaggcagagggttgAACCTGAAGATGAAGTTTGTCTGTGGCCAGTGTTGGAGGGACGGACAGGTCAATGAACCAGACAAGGCCCTCAAGTACTGCACTGCTAAAGCAAGGCACAG CTGGACTAAGGAGCGTCGGGTATTGCTTGTGAAATCCTTTGAGAAGAAGAAGTGGGTCGTTGTGCGGCCGCTTCCCTTCTCCCGTACATACCCACAGCAGTACGAC ATGTGTGTCCATGTGATGAAGCAGAAGAAGTGCCACTACATCGGAAATTGTTCCTTCGCCCACAGTCTGGAGGAGAGGGACGTCTGGACGTACATGAAGGACAACAGCT TGAGGGACATGCAGCAGATGTATGACATGTGGCTCACGATGACCAATCAGAACAGACGCACTGACAGAAGCCTCATGACCCCGCCTCCGGAGGAGAAACAGGTTTCGATGACAACCGACTACACAGAGTCATTG TCTGGGCAGCGGTTGTCGGAAGGAGGAGATATGTGA
- the zc3h7bb gene encoding zinc finger CCCH domain-containing protein 7B isoform X2, with translation MDMERQKRREEIQKAMGFIQSSLPFPEPENYAAFLTQLVCNLLDEGNTVFRDGEWRQAAQHYSEGVNVARYAQAEALVIPPELLESLYVNRAAAHSQFGEFERGVQDCDSALCVCEGSRRALYRKALCLRELGRLREAYECGTGCLLTAPHDRQVGELAQDLANKLGLKVRKAYISSQVESSTSGRESNRENSSPTGETSANGLESLTDIASADLSSAQCIPAPLATPIPVSDEPSSPVAMPCADLSESPSTVLPPMPYSVPVSEHMEECSVIADDLDSLLGDCISKKVSESQSPVQGAIPTNLPNTAVGLHPPYSSSLPAPSPQLPPAFFSSSVSQMPSLEPYPSLGQRDQTSTQALDALGAFSPGTGDMEGKGGVGIGGLDSLSEYTLPGGRISHSFIPGICNHSSTHTNVPAGTNLSLLSRNPLAATHEFRQACHACYSRIGPRVIDYQYQPEAAHRCKRDVLLCRFKNTDDPTWKRVRPRPARNNFLGAFVLCKEVQERQECQYGENCTFAYCQEEIDVWTQERKGALSRELLFDPLGSTERRALSVTRLLQLHMGMFMFLCEECFDSKPRIISKRSKENLAVCSNLTARHPFDDNKCLVHVVRSANVRYSKVRPLHPLCQFDVCRHEVRYGCQREDSCSFAHSVIELKCWVLQQDTGITHEEMVQESKRHWYRLEQNAQRQKPMHVPHQSCGGVGGIGGGDNLGGGGVGSGGGGVGGGGRGRGLNLKMKFVCGQCWRDGQVNEPDKALKYCTAKARHSWTKERRVLLVKSFEKKKWVVVRPLPFSRTYPQQYDMCVHVMKQKKCHYIGNCSFAHSLEERDVWTYMKDNSLRDMQQMYDMWLTMTNQNRRTDRSLMTPPPEEKQVSMTTDYTESLSGQRLSEGGDM, from the exons ATGGATATGGAACGACAGAAACGAAGGGAGGAAATCCAGAAAGCTATGGGCTTTATTCA GTCCTCCTTGCCTTTCCCAGAGCCTGAGAATTATGCG GCTTTTTTGACCCAGTTGGTGTGTAACTTGCTGGACGAGGGAAACACAGTGTTTCGGGATGGGGAATGGAGGCAGGCAGCGCAGCATTACAGTGAGGGAGTCAACGTGGCCCGCTATGCTCAGGCAGAGGCACTGGTCATTCCCCCTGAGCTTCTGGAGAGCCTCTATGTCAACAGGGCAGCGGCACACTCTCAGTTT gggGAGTTTGAGCGGGGCGTACAGGACTGCGATAGCGCGCTGTGCGTGTGTGAGGGCAGTCGCAGGGCTCTCTACAGGAAAGCTCTATGTCTGAGAGAGCTGGGCCGACTCAGGGAGGCCTATGAGTGTGGCACCGGGTGCCTGCTCACTGCCCCACAT GACAGGCAGGTGGGTGAACTGGCCCAGGACCTGGCTAATAAACTGGGCCTGAAGGTTCGTAAGGCCTACATCAGCTCTCAG GTGGAGTCCTCAACGTCAGGGagggagagcaatagagagaattCTTCACCCACAGGGGAG ACTTCCGCCAACGGGCTAGAATCTTTGACTGACATTGCATCAG CTGATCTGTCCAGTGCCCAGTGTATCCCTGCCCCTCTGGCCACGCCCATCCCTGTCAGTGACGAGCCCTCGAGCCCAGTGGCCATGCCCTGTGCTGACCTATCAGAGAGCCCCAGTACGGTCCTACCGCCCATGCCCTACTCCGTTCCCGTGTCGGAGCACATGGAGGAGTGCAGCGTGATCGCTGACGATCTGGACAGCCTGTTGGGGGACTGCATCTCCAAGAAAGTCAGCGAG TCACAAAGCCCAGTCCAGGGTGCTATCCCCACCAACCTCCCCAACACAGCTGTGGGTCTGCACCCTCCATACTCCTCCAGCCTCCCCGCCCCCTCGCCCCAGCTCCCCCCTGCCTTCTTCAGCTCCTCGGTCAGCCAGATGCCCTCCTTGGAGCCTTACCCCTCACTGGGCCAGAGGGACCAGACCTCCACACAGGCGCTGGACGCCCTGGGGGCCTTCTCCCCGGGGACAGGGGACATGGAGGGTAAAGGAGGGGTTGGAATTGGAGGCCTGGACTCACTCTCTGAGTACACTTTGCCTG GGGGAAGAATCTCTCACAGCTTCATCCCTGGGATCTGCAACCACAGCTCCACTCACACG AATGTCCCAGCAGGTACTaacctctccctgctctcccggAACCCACTGGCTGCCACCCACGAGTTCAGACAGGCCTGCCATGCCTGTTACAGCCGCATAG GTCCACGGGTGATTGACTACCAGTACCAGCCAGAGGCGGCTCACCGCTGTAAGAGGGACGTGCTGCTGTGTCGCTTTAAAAACACAGACGACCCCACATGGAAGAGAGTCAGGCCTCGCCCCGCTAGAAACAACTTCCTCGGGGCCTTTGTGCTCTGCaaag AGGTCCAGGAGCGCCAGGAGTGCCAGTATGGGGAGAACTGCACGTTTGCATACTGCCAGGAGGAAATAGACGTGTGGACCCAGGAGAGGAAGGGGGCTCTGAGCAGGGAGCTGCTGTTTGACCCGCTGGGAAGCACCGAGAGACGGGCACTCAGCGTCACACGCCTGCTGCAGCTACACATGGGCATGTTCATGTTCCTCTGTGAG GAATGTTTTGACAGTAAGCCTCGCATTATCAGCAAACGCAGCAAAGAGAACTTGGCTGTCTGCTCAAACCTCACCGCCCGACATCCCTTCGATGATAACAA GTGCCTAGTGCATGTGGTGCGTTCGGCCAACGTGCGCTACAGTAAGGTGCGCCCGCTGCACCCCCTCTGCCAGTTTGACGTGTGTCGCCACGAGGTGCGTTACGGCTGCCAGCGCGAGGACAGCTGCTCCTTCGCCCACTCCGTCATAGAACTCAAGTGCTGGGTACTGCAGCAGGACACAG GTATCACCCAcgaggagatggtacaggagtcCAAGAGGCACTGGTACAGGCTAGAGCAAAATGCTCAGAGACAGAAG ccTATGCATGTCCCACACCAGAGCTGTGGTGGGGTAGGGGgaattggggggggggacaatctCGGGGGTGGAGGGGTTGGCTCCGGAGgtggaggagttggaggaggagggagaggcagagggttgAACCTGAAGATGAAGTTTGTCTGTGGCCAGTGTTGGAGGGACGGACAGGTCAATGAACCAGACAAGGCCCTCAAGTACTGCACTGCTAAAGCAAGGCACAG CTGGACTAAGGAGCGTCGGGTATTGCTTGTGAAATCCTTTGAGAAGAAGAAGTGGGTCGTTGTGCGGCCGCTTCCCTTCTCCCGTACATACCCACAGCAGTACGAC ATGTGTGTCCATGTGATGAAGCAGAAGAAGTGCCACTACATCGGAAATTGTTCCTTCGCCCACAGTCTGGAGGAGAGGGACGTCTGGACGTACATGAAGGACAACAGCT TGAGGGACATGCAGCAGATGTATGACATGTGGCTCACGATGACCAATCAGAACAGACGCACTGACAGAAGCCTCATGACCCCGCCTCCGGAGGAGAAACAGGTTTCGATGACAACCGACTACACAGAGTCATTG TCTGGGCAGCGGTTGTCGGAAGGAGGAGATATGTGA